The sequence AATGGCACGACCTGGAGCAGCGTCGCGGAGGCCCCGGGCACGCTCAACGCGCTGGAGGCCACCGGTCCGGGCGACCTCTGGGGCGTCGGCTTCACGGGCACGCTCGTCCGCTGGCAACCCTGACATGGACCTGCGCGCCGACGGCCTCACGGTGCGGTACGGAGCGCGCACGGTGCTGGCAGGCGTGAGCTGCGCGCTGCCACCGGGGACCCAGGCGCTGGTGCTCGGGCGCTCGGGCGCGGGGAAGACGACGCTGCTGAAGGCGCTGGCGGGGCTGGTGGTGCCGGCGGAAGGACGCGTGCTGTGGGACGGACAGGAGGCGGCGCGACTGTCCGCCACCGAGCGCCGGACGCGTCAGGCGTCCTTCGGCATGGTGTTCCAGACGGACGCCCTCTTCGACTCGCTCACCGTGCGCGACAACGTGCTGCTGCCGCTGACGCGCCGCCGCGTGCCGGAGGCCGAGGCCCGGGCGCGGGCGGAGGAAGTCCTTCGCGCGGTGGGGCTGGCGGACGCGGCGGACACGATGCCGGAGCGGCTGTCGGGAGGAATGAAGAAGCGCGCGGGGCTGGCGCGAGCGCTGGCGGCGCGGCCCTCGGTGCTGCTGGCGGATGACCCGTTCGCGGGGTTGGATCCGGGCACGGCGCGGCAGGTGGCGCGGGTGCTGCTGCAAGTGTCCGCGGGCGGCACGCTGCTGGTGGCGGCACCGGAGGCTCCGGTGGACCTTCCCCTGCCCCGCTGGCTGTACCTGCGCGGCGGGAAGCTGGTGCATGACGGGCCTCCCGCACCCGAGCTGGAGCACGCGCCGGACGAGGTGCTGGCATGAGGATGCTCGCGTGGTTGGGGCGCATGGGCCTCGACGTCGTGCGCGGCGCGGGCGCATTGGGGCTGGTGGCGGGACGCACGGTGCTGGCGCTGCCGAGGCTGGAGCGGCGCGAGCTGGCGCGGGCGCTGGTGCAGTTCGGCCATGACTCGCTGCCACTGGCGCTGGCCACGGCGGCGCTGGCGGGCGTCATCGTGGTGTTGCAGGCGGGGCTCTACATCCAGCGCTTCGGGGCGCGCGCCTTCCTGGGGTGGGCCTCGGGGTACGGCGTGCTGTGGGAGTTCGGGCCGCTGCTGCTGGGGCTCATCATGTCCGCGCGCATCGGCGCGAGGAACGCGGCGGAGCTGGCCACCATGCAGGTGGGCGGGCAGATTGAAGGCCTGCGTGGAATCGGGCTGGACCCGTTCGCCATCCTCGTGGCGCCGAGGGTGGTGGCGATGGAGCTGAGCATGCTCGCGCTGAGCACCTTCACGTTCCTGGTGGCCATCCTCTTCGAGTCAGTGGCGGCGCTCCTCACGCTGGGGCTGCCCCTGCGAGTGTTCTACGGGACGTTCGCGGACATGCTGAGCCCGCTGGACATCCTGGGAGGCGTGGTGAAGACGGGCGCCTTCGGGCTGGCCATCGCCCTGTTGTCCACGGCGGTGGGCCTGTCCGCGCGAGGCGGAGCGAGGGCCGTGGGACAGGCCGCGGCGAGCGCAGTGGTGCGAGGATGCGCGGCCATCTTCGTGCTGGACTTCCTGCTCACCGCGCTGCTCGCGGGGTGGATGGCATGAGCGCGGTGCTGTCCTTCTTCGGAGCACCGGCGGTGATGCTGGCGCGCACGGTGCGGGCCTCGCTGCGGGACGGAGTGCCCTGGCGCGAGTCGCTGGCGCAATTGCACGAACTGGGCGGGCGCAGCGTCTGGCTGGTGATGTCCGGCATGGCCTTCTTCGGCGCGGTGTTGGTGACCATCGCCAACAGCCAGGCCACGCGCTTCGTGGGCAACGTGGCGGTGCTGGGGCCGGCATACTTCGAGCTGCTCATCCGCGAGCTGGGCCCGGTGATGTCCGCGATGCTGACGGCGTCCCGCGCGGGCGCGAGCCACGCCGCGGAGCTGTCCACCATGAGCGTCAACGAGCAGGTGGAGGCGCTGGAGATGTCCGCCGGAGACCCGTACGCGGACCTGGTGGCGCCCAGGGTGGTGGCGGGAGTGCTCGGCGTGCCGCTGCTGAGCGTGCTGGGCACGGTGGCCGCGACGCTGTCCGCGGTGGCGGTGGCGGGGTACGCCTTCGGCGTGGACGGACGGGCCTTCATGGACCCGCGCTATGTGGACGGCTGGGATTTGCTCGCGGCGGGGCTGAAGGCGGTGGGCTGCGGGCTGTACATTCCCCTGGCGGCGGCGGTGGCGGGCCTGAAGGCACGAGGCGGGGCCGAGGCGGTGGGAGAAGCCACCACGGCCGGAGTGGTGGCCGCGAGCCTGGGGTGCCTGTTGATCGACTTCACGGTGTCCCTCGCCTTCCAGTTGCTGCGCCTGTGAGCCCGAGCATGACGGTGAGCCCCTCCCCTGCTTCCGCCAACGACGCCCTGCGCTTCACGGACGTGCGCGTCGCGTTCGAAACGGGGCGGCAGGTGCTGCAAGGGCTGACGGCGGAGGTGTCCACGCGGGAGCTGACGTTCATCGCGGGCGCGAGTGGCTCGGGGAAGAGCGTGCTGTGCCGGATGGCGGTGGGGCTGCTGCGGCCGGACGCGGGCCAGGTGGAGCTGTGGGGTGCGCGTGTGGACACGCAGCCCGAGCGGGAGCTGGTGCGACTGAGGCGGAGCGCTCCGTACCTGGTGCAGGGCCCGGCGCTGCTGGACTGGCGGACGCTGCGGGAGAATGTGCAGCTGGCGGACCCGAAGGCGCCGACCGAGGCGGTGGAAGCGGCGCTTGCCCAGGTAGGGTTGCAGGAGTGGGCGGACCGGCTACCGCCGGAGCTGGGGCCCGGAGCGAAGAAGCGCGCGGCGATTGCGCGAGCGCTGGTGCTGAAGCCACGCTACCTGTTGCTGGACGAGCCCACGACGGGGCTGGACCGGAGGGCGGCGTCGCAGGTGGAGGAAGTGCTGGCGTCACTGAAGGCGCGAGGGCTGGGCGGGTTGGTGGTGACGCACGACTACCGGCAGTTGAAGGGGCTGGCGGACCGGGTGCTGGTGGTGGCGGGAGGACGGTGTGCCTACCTGGGCCCGCCGGCCGGGTTCCTGGAGTCCGCCGCGCCCGAGCTTCGGGTGCTGACGGCGCCGTTCATGGAGGGCGCGACGGATGGATGAGCGACGGTTGGAGCTGAAGGTGGGCGCCCTGGTGCTGGCGACGGTGGTGGGCGTGCTCGCGCTGCTGTGGCTGATGGGCGAGCTGACGCTGGGCTCCGACGCGGGGTTGGCGGTGGACTTCGGCCACACGGGCAACGTGGTGGAGGGGGCGCCGGTGAAGCTCGGCGGCGTGCAGGTGGGTCGCGTACAGGCGATTCGACTGATGCCGGAGCGACGCGATTCACAGGGGCGGCCGATGCCGGTGCGCATGGAGCTGGCGGTGTCTCCGGAGTCGCTGGGAGCGCTGCGCACGGATGCGCGGGTGACGGTGGCAACGGTGGGTCTGCTGGGTGAGCCGTACCTGGAGCTGAACCCTGGCGCGGCGGAGAAGCCACTGGGCGCGGGCGAGGCAGTGCGTGGGACGGATGCGCCCCGGTTGGACCTACTGGCGGAGCAACTGTCGCGCTTCGTGGAGATCCTGTCCGCGATGCTGGAGAAGGACCCGGAGGCGGTGACGGAGCTTGCGTCGAACGTGTCGCGGCTGACGAAGACGCTGGACCGGATGCTGACGGAGAACGAGGGCGACGTGAAGGTGCTGGCCTCGGAGCTCTCTGCGGCGTCGAAGGACCTGCGTCAACTCGCGGCCTTCGCGCGCGAGTCGTTCCAACCCGGAGGCAAGGGGGCGCGGCTACTGGATGACGCGGCGGCCACGGCGGCGGTGATGCGCAGCGAGCTGCCTGGGCTGACGAAGTCCGCGGGGACGACGCTGGATGGACTGGCGGCGGTGACGGGGTCGCTGGGGCCGGAGGACGGGCAACGCGTGAAGGTGGCGCTGGAGCGCTTCACGAACGCGGCGGGGCAACTGGAAGGGATTGCCGCGCGGGCGGACCGGGTGCTGGCGAAGATTGAAGGTGGAGAGGGCACGGCCGGGGCCGTGCTCCAGGACCCCACGCTGTACAACGAACTGCGCACGCTGGTGACGGACCTGCGCAAGCATCCGTGGAAGATTCTCTGGAAGGACTGAGTCACCAGGCCCGCGCCTCAACCCCTGTCGGTTGCCTGAGAACAAGTTGGAAGCGGGCCGGCGCGCAGTGGCGTCTGGCCCGCCGGTCACACTAGCGAGCGCATCGGAACCCGGTGGCGTTGTTCAGGGACGAGGGGGTGTGCTCCGCGAACAGCATGAAGACCCCGCCGCCTTCACGGGACGTCCATATGCCGCCACGGGCGATGGCTGACGGAAGGCCATCGACGGTAGTGTCGTCACCCACCCCTCCGGTCTGTGGCGATTCCCCGTGGAAGGCATCATTGATCCCCATGATCGAATCCTTCCCGTAGGTCGGCGTCGCGACGGCGAAGGCCCCAGGTATCCAGTCGTTGACGACTCTGCCGGAGCTGCTCCCAGGTCCCTGAATCCAGTCCGCAACCCACTCCTTGACGTTTCCGACCATATCGTTGACGCCCCAATTGGAGACGCAGTTGGCCGAGGCCCCCGCAGGGCGCGGACCCGTCGTGTTTGTGTTACAGGTCGTCAGTCCGTCACCGGCGAGACCGGGGTCCGGCGTCCCGGCGGCGGCCATCTGCCATTCGGCGTTCGTAAGCAGCCTCTTCCCTGACAGCGCACACGCCTGTTGGGCCTGAAACCAGGTCAGGAACACTGTCGGGTACGCGCCCTTCTTGGACACGGCATACAACTTTTCCGTCCAGTTGCCATTCACGGGGAAGGTTGCGGGAAAGCGGGGAGACCCCTGGGCATACTGAGTGCCTGTACCGTTGGGGTTGGACCAGACTGAAGCTTCGTACTTATCCACGCAGAGCGGGCCCACTCTGACCATGATGTCGGCTGGGCTGTTCCCTCTGCAACGCCGTTCGGTGAGCGGCTCCGCCTGAGCGGTCGTGACCGCCACTGCCGGCGCCGCCGCGGAGACCGCAGCCACCGCACAGCCTACCTTCAACAATTTTATCATCCTCATGCCTCTCCTCGTGTGTTTCAGCAGATTCCGGAGCACCCTTGCTACAGGCAGCTGACGGCCGTCCCCATCAAGGACCACCGACTGGTCGCCCTGATGAGACAGTGTTCAGCGCGCTGATATGTGAGGAAGTGATAGTGGAAGATTCTCTGGAAGGACTGAGGTACCGCCCCGACCGCCATGTTCCGACGCCTGCTCATCCTCTTTGATGCCAGCACGGACCCGGAGCAGGTGCTGACCGCGGCACGGCAGCTCGCCCCAGCGCCCGACAGCGTGCACCTCTATGCCCTGTCGCCCGAGCGCCGGGACCTCGAAGCGCCACGCCCGCTGAGCCTCACCGCCCTCGATAGACTCTGGGACGGTGTGCGCCACTGGCACGTGGGGACCAGTGTCGGCCACCAGCTCGAAGACCACCTTGATACCGACGCCGTCGCCACGACGGCCCGGCAGCACGGCTCCGAGCTCGTCGTCGTAGGCCCGCTGCTCGCCACCTCGCCACGGGCCCGGATTGCCGCCATCCTGGCGCTCGCCATCCGCGAGCGGCTGCATGTGCTCTCGGTCGGTGCGCACAGTCCCCGTACACCCTCCCCTACCGCCCGTCTTGCCATCGCCGTGGCTCCTGATGGCAGGGGGCTCGGCTCCTCGGCGGACTTCCTCAGGAAGCGTGCCCTCCCCGCCGAGCTCATCGCGCTCACCACGCCCGAGGAGCCAGAGAAAGCCAGTGGGCTCCAGGCCCTCGCCCGTGCGCTGGGCATCTCCGAGACGTTGCGCATTGAAGCCCTCACCCAGGGAGTCTGGGGCCGGGCGGAGGCCTTCGAAGCGGCCGCGCAACGCTGTGGAGTCGACCTCCTGATTGCTCCCACGGATGCGGTCGATGACATGCATGCGCTCATGCTCGGCCTCTTTGGCGCCAGGGCGATGCAGGACGCGCACGTCCCCACGCTGCTGTTGCCGCGCACGCTCCCGACCACCCCGATGTTCGAGGAGCATTACGCCGTTTCCGACTCGCTGCTCCTACCAGGACTGGAGCCCCGATTCGCCGTCGAGCGGGTCGGACTCCTCTCCAATGTCGCGGTGCCGCCACCGGGCATCCTGACGGTCTTCGAGGGAGGCGTGCCCCTGGGAGGCGCCCAGCACCAGGGCGGCACCGCGGCCCTGCCAGCGTCCTGGTTCACCCATATCCGTGCAGGCCATACCCGTCCCCTCGCCTTCGCCTGCGACTCGGCTACGAGGGAGCTCGTCCCCTGCCACGTGCTCGCTCCCGAGCGTCCGTTGCTGCTCATCGACAGCCACCTTGCCCTGCCGCAGCTCCAGGACGCGCTGACGGCCATGGGCGACACGTGCCATCCCGTCTTCGTCCGACTGCGCGACACCGAGCCGCTCGACACGCACCGGGAGCGCCTGTGCAAGCTCCTTCCAGGCCTCGGCCCACCGCTCCTCATCGACGCCAGCGCCTGGCTCGACGACGCCCGCGCCGATGATGTCCCGCGCCAGGTCGATGCCCAGCGCCTGCTGAGGGTGGCCGTCCGCCTTTGCATTGCCGGCGCCTCCATCTCCGCGGTGGTCACCCGCGACGAGCACAAGCCCGTCCACCCGTTCCTCCGCACGCTGACTCCGAGCGAGCTGCTGTTCCTTCAGGAGGGGCACGCGCCGGAGCCCCTCTCCGTGCCGGACGAGCAGGAGCCGTTCTCCCGTGAACTGGCGCTCGCCGGGGGCAGCCAGTGCGTCGGAGGCAACGCCATCGACTTCGAGTTCGACAACGCACGAGGGCGGGAGTCAGTGATTTCCGCCATCCAGGGCGCCCAGAGCACCGTCCACTGGCAGTGCTACATCATCGAGGACGACGCGGTGACAGCCCGCTTCGCGGAAGCCCTGAAGCAGGCAGCGGAGAGAGGCATACGCGTGCGCCTGCTCGCCGATGCGCTCTACAGCGGGCACGACTCCTTCGGCGCGATGAATCCGGTGCTCGTCCACCTGGCCGAGACTCCCAACGTCGAGGTGCGCGCCATCGCGCCGCTGTCCGGGGTGCCGAATCTCCAGGAACTGAAGCAGCGCAACCACCGGAAGCTCATCCTCATCGACACAGAGCTGGCCTTCGTCACCGGACGCAACATGGGCGCGCCCTACTACACGGGCTTCGACGAGGTCACCCTCACCCGGACCTCGAACTACCGCGAGGTCCCCTGGCTGGACTGTGGCGCGCGCCTCTCCGGCCCGCTGGTCTCAGAGCTGGAACGCGCGTTCCTCGTCGAGTGGAGCCGCGCGGGCGGAGCGGCCTACCCGGTACCCTCCGCGCTTCCGACTGGATCCATGTCGGCGCGGCTCGTGTTGCACGAGGGGCTCGCGGACACGCACACGCTGGACACGCAGCTCGCGCTCATCCGCCATGCGAAGTCGCGCCTGGTCCTGGTGAACACCTTCCCGCTGCTCCTCGAATTGCAGAACGCGCTGGTCGCCGCCCTTCATCGCGGAGTGCGCGTCGAGGTCCTCTTCGGAAGCGTCCGCCCCCACTTCGGTCAGCAGCAGCACTTCCCTGGTGGAACGCTGCGAGAGGTCGCGGACCGGTACGTCCGCAGCCGTCTGGACGCGGTGATTGACGCGGGCGGAATCGCCTACGAGTTCGCGATGCCGCCCGCCCCCGGATGGGAGCCCGAGCTGGAGCGGGTCTTCCCCCATGTGCACGCCAAGCTCCTGGTCTGCGACACGAAGGCCGTCGCCGTGGGCAGCGCCAACCTGGACGTCACCGCCGCCTACTGGGAGAGCGAGGCCCTGCTCGTCGTGCATGACGCGCCCTTCGCCGACCGCATGCTCGCGGCGCTGGAGCCGCTGCTCGCCCGCTCACACAGAATCGACCGTGAGGACAGCCAGTGGCGCGCCGAGGCCGAGCAACGAGCATGGGTCGGCCGCAACTGGCCTTCGCTGGTCGGCTGAGCCTCCA comes from Pyxidicoccus trucidator and encodes:
- a CDS encoding ATP-binding cassette domain-containing protein; translation: MTVSPSPASANDALRFTDVRVAFETGRQVLQGLTAEVSTRELTFIAGASGSGKSVLCRMAVGLLRPDAGQVELWGARVDTQPERELVRLRRSAPYLVQGPALLDWRTLRENVQLADPKAPTEAVEAALAQVGLQEWADRLPPELGPGAKKRAAIARALVLKPRYLLLDEPTTGLDRRAASQVEEVLASLKARGLGGLVVTHDYRQLKGLADRVLVVAGGRCAYLGPPAGFLESAAPELRVLTAPFMEGATDG
- a CDS encoding MlaE family ABC transporter permease, whose product is MSAVLSFFGAPAVMLARTVRASLRDGVPWRESLAQLHELGGRSVWLVMSGMAFFGAVLVTIANSQATRFVGNVAVLGPAYFELLIRELGPVMSAMLTASRAGASHAAELSTMSVNEQVEALEMSAGDPYADLVAPRVVAGVLGVPLLSVLGTVAATLSAVAVAGYAFGVDGRAFMDPRYVDGWDLLAAGLKAVGCGLYIPLAAAVAGLKARGGAEAVGEATTAGVVAASLGCLLIDFTVSLAFQLLRL
- a CDS encoding MlaD family protein — encoded protein: MDERRLELKVGALVLATVVGVLALLWLMGELTLGSDAGLAVDFGHTGNVVEGAPVKLGGVQVGRVQAIRLMPERRDSQGRPMPVRMELAVSPESLGALRTDARVTVATVGLLGEPYLELNPGAAEKPLGAGEAVRGTDAPRLDLLAEQLSRFVEILSAMLEKDPEAVTELASNVSRLTKTLDRMLTENEGDVKVLASELSAASKDLRQLAAFARESFQPGGKGARLLDDAAATAAVMRSELPGLTKSAGTTLDGLAAVTGSLGPEDGQRVKVALERFTNAAGQLEGIAARADRVLAKIEGGEGTAGAVLQDPTLYNELRTLVTDLRKHPWKILWKD
- a CDS encoding ABC transporter ATP-binding protein; translated protein: MDLRADGLTVRYGARTVLAGVSCALPPGTQALVLGRSGAGKTTLLKALAGLVVPAEGRVLWDGQEAARLSATERRTRQASFGMVFQTDALFDSLTVRDNVLLPLTRRRVPEAEARARAEEVLRAVGLADAADTMPERLSGGMKKRAGLARALAARPSVLLADDPFAGLDPGTARQVARVLLQVSAGGTLLVAAPEAPVDLPLPRWLYLRGGKLVHDGPPAPELEHAPDEVLA
- a CDS encoding phospholipase D-like domain-containing protein produces the protein MFRRLLILFDASTDPEQVLTAARQLAPAPDSVHLYALSPERRDLEAPRPLSLTALDRLWDGVRHWHVGTSVGHQLEDHLDTDAVATTARQHGSELVVVGPLLATSPRARIAAILALAIRERLHVLSVGAHSPRTPSPTARLAIAVAPDGRGLGSSADFLRKRALPAELIALTTPEEPEKASGLQALARALGISETLRIEALTQGVWGRAEAFEAAAQRCGVDLLIAPTDAVDDMHALMLGLFGARAMQDAHVPTLLLPRTLPTTPMFEEHYAVSDSLLLPGLEPRFAVERVGLLSNVAVPPPGILTVFEGGVPLGGAQHQGGTAALPASWFTHIRAGHTRPLAFACDSATRELVPCHVLAPERPLLLIDSHLALPQLQDALTAMGDTCHPVFVRLRDTEPLDTHRERLCKLLPGLGPPLLIDASAWLDDARADDVPRQVDAQRLLRVAVRLCIAGASISAVVTRDEHKPVHPFLRTLTPSELLFLQEGHAPEPLSVPDEQEPFSRELALAGGSQCVGGNAIDFEFDNARGRESVISAIQGAQSTVHWQCYIIEDDAVTARFAEALKQAAERGIRVRLLADALYSGHDSFGAMNPVLVHLAETPNVEVRAIAPLSGVPNLQELKQRNHRKLILIDTELAFVTGRNMGAPYYTGFDEVTLTRTSNYREVPWLDCGARLSGPLVSELERAFLVEWSRAGGAAYPVPSALPTGSMSARLVLHEGLADTHTLDTQLALIRHAKSRLVLVNTFPLLLELQNALVAALHRGVRVEVLFGSVRPHFGQQQHFPGGTLREVADRYVRSRLDAVIDAGGIAYEFAMPPAPGWEPELERVFPHVHAKLLVCDTKAVAVGSANLDVTAAYWESEALLVVHDAPFADRMLAALEPLLARSHRIDREDSQWRAEAEQRAWVGRNWPSLVG
- a CDS encoding formylglycine-generating enzyme family protein produces the protein MLRNLLKHTRRGMRMIKLLKVGCAVAAVSAAAPAVAVTTAQAEPLTERRCRGNSPADIMVRVGPLCVDKYEASVWSNPNGTGTQYAQGSPRFPATFPVNGNWTEKLYAVSKKGAYPTVFLTWFQAQQACALSGKRLLTNAEWQMAAAGTPDPGLAGDGLTTCNTNTTGPRPAGASANCVSNWGVNDMVGNVKEWVADWIQGPGSSSGRVVNDWIPGAFAVATPTYGKDSIMGINDAFHGESPQTGGVGDDTTVDGLPSAIARGGIWTSREGGGVFMLFAEHTPSSLNNATGFRCAR
- a CDS encoding MlaE family ABC transporter permease; the protein is MRMLAWLGRMGLDVVRGAGALGLVAGRTVLALPRLERRELARALVQFGHDSLPLALATAALAGVIVVLQAGLYIQRFGARAFLGWASGYGVLWEFGPLLLGLIMSARIGARNAAELATMQVGGQIEGLRGIGLDPFAILVAPRVVAMELSMLALSTFTFLVAILFESVAALLTLGLPLRVFYGTFADMLSPLDILGGVVKTGAFGLAIALLSTAVGLSARGGARAVGQAAASAVVRGCAAIFVLDFLLTALLAGWMA